The following coding sequences lie in one Jonesia denitrificans DSM 20603 genomic window:
- a CDS encoding adenosine deaminase, producing the protein MRDLRLLPKAHLHLHFTGSMRPSTVAELAAVYGIRLPEGVTSSQQWRLPATSRGWFRFQRLYDAARACVRGEADMRRVVREMVEDDAAEGSWRLEFQVDPTSYAPFVGGITPALEIVLDEAKIAARQWGVSVGVVVASSRMRHPLEARTLARLAARYAGDGDGEVMGFGLSNDERRGRTSEFEHAFRLARRAGLASVPHGGELLGADHVEVVVSQLAPNRLGHGVRAVEDRRVLDELVRSGIALEVNPASNVSLGVYNSDEDVPLASLIDAGATIALGADDPLLFKSRLVAQYESARMVHGLSDEQLAHLARSSFDASFAPPAVRERAVAEIDAWLARGA; encoded by the coding sequence ATGCGTGATCTGCGTTTGCTTCCAAAAGCTCATCTTCATCTTCATTTCACTGGGTCGATGCGTCCAAGCACGGTGGCTGAGTTGGCTGCTGTGTATGGCATTCGTCTACCGGAGGGGGTGACAAGTTCGCAGCAGTGGCGGTTGCCGGCCACGTCACGTGGGTGGTTTCGGTTTCAGCGGCTTTACGATGCGGCTCGTGCGTGTGTGCGCGGTGAGGCGGATATGCGTCGGGTAGTGCGGGAGATGGTGGAGGATGATGCCGCGGAAGGGTCGTGGCGGCTTGAGTTTCAGGTGGATCCGACCTCGTATGCACCGTTTGTGGGTGGGATCACTCCGGCGCTGGAGATCGTCCTTGATGAGGCCAAGATTGCTGCACGTCAGTGGGGGGTGTCGGTGGGAGTTGTGGTGGCGTCATCGCGGATGCGACATCCGTTGGAGGCTCGGACGTTGGCTCGTCTTGCGGCCCGGTATGCCGGTGATGGGGATGGCGAGGTGATGGGGTTTGGGTTATCGAATGACGAGCGTCGTGGTCGAACGAGTGAGTTTGAGCATGCGTTCCGCCTGGCCCGTCGCGCTGGTTTGGCGTCTGTTCCTCATGGTGGTGAGTTGTTGGGGGCTGACCATGTGGAGGTGGTGGTGTCGCAGTTGGCTCCGAACCGGTTGGGTCATGGGGTGCGGGCGGTTGAGGACCGGCGGGTCTTAGATGAGTTAGTTCGAAGTGGCATTGCGTTGGAGGTGAATCCTGCATCGAATGTCAGTTTGGGTGTGTATAACAGCGATGAGGATGTACCGTTGGCGTCGTTGATTGATGCGGGGGCAACGATCGCGTTAGGTGCGGATGACCCGTTGTTGTTTAAGTCCCGCCTGGTTGCGCAGTATGAGTCAGCTCGGATGGTCCATGGCTTGAGTGATGAGCAGCTTGCTCATCTTGCTCGCTCGTCTTTTGATGCATCGTTTGCGCCGCCTGCTGTCCGCGAGCGTGCTGTTGCTGAAATTGACGCGTGGCTTGCCCGTGGAGCGTGA
- the nusG gene encoding transcription termination/antitermination protein NusG: MSQESYETTEENTDAPIVADGSDLTVSEDSLVDDAATSVNDSDPTDNEPTDIAKPDAETGDGDSDDADDSETPTEEDPLEVFRRELDALPGQWYVIHSYAGYENRVKSNLGTRIQSLNMEDYIFQIEVPMEEVAEIKNAQKKIVRRVRIPGYVLVRMDLTDESWGTVRHTPGVTGFVGNTHQPVPLTRDEVFSMLAPTLQQGESPKKKSKAKPAAVTVDFTVGESVTVTDGPFETLPATISEINIEAQKLKVLVSIFGRETPVELGFNQVAKI, translated from the coding sequence GTGTCTCAGGAGTCGTACGAAACGACAGAGGAGAACACTGACGCTCCCATCGTCGCAGATGGCAGCGACCTCACCGTATCCGAGGACTCCCTTGTAGACGACGCGGCCACCTCGGTCAACGACAGTGACCCCACTGACAATGAACCCACCGATATCGCTAAACCTGATGCGGAAACCGGTGACGGTGACAGTGATGATGCGGATGACAGCGAGACCCCGACCGAAGAAGACCCCCTCGAGGTCTTTCGTCGTGAGCTCGACGCACTTCCCGGGCAGTGGTACGTGATCCACTCCTACGCTGGATACGAAAACCGGGTGAAGTCTAACCTCGGTACTCGTATCCAAAGCCTCAACATGGAGGACTACATCTTCCAAATTGAGGTTCCCATGGAGGAAGTTGCGGAAATCAAAAACGCACAAAAGAAAATTGTTCGCCGCGTGCGCATCCCCGGTTACGTTCTCGTCCGCATGGACCTCACCGATGAATCGTGGGGAACGGTGCGTCACACACCTGGTGTCACCGGATTCGTCGGAAACACCCACCAGCCCGTTCCCCTCACTCGCGACGAAGTGTTCTCCATGCTTGCACCCACGCTGCAACAAGGGGAGTCGCCAAAGAAGAAGAGCAAGGCAAAACCAGCCGCTGTCACCGTCGACTTCACTGTTGGTGAATCTGTCACCGTGACCGATGGGCCTTTCGAAACCTTGCCTGCAACGATTTCCGAAATCAACATTGAAGCCCAAAAGCTCAAGGTGTTGGTTTCGATTTTCGGCCGGGAGACACCGGTCGAACTGGGCTTCAACCAGGTCGCCAAGATCTGA
- the secE gene encoding preprotein translocase subunit SecE, whose protein sequence is MSDSASDAVNGDATRTPQGSSGSAKASNRTKKKPNIFTRTGRFVRQVIAELKKVVTPTRKQYGRYVVTVIVFVIVVMAMVLVLDWIFKMGADVIFG, encoded by the coding sequence GTGAGCGATTCAGCGTCAGACGCAGTCAACGGCGACGCCACGCGCACCCCACAGGGGTCGTCGGGGTCCGCAAAGGCGAGCAACCGCACCAAGAAAAAGCCAAACATTTTCACACGGACGGGCCGTTTCGTCCGTCAGGTCATCGCCGAACTGAAAAAGGTTGTGACCCCTACCCGTAAACAGTACGGACGCTATGTTGTGACCGTCATTGTGTTTGTGATCGTCGTCATGGCAATGGTTCTGGTTCTCGACTGGATCTTCAAAATGGGTGCCGACGTCATCTTCGGCTGA
- the rplL gene encoding 50S ribosomal protein L7/L12 — MAKLTTEELIEAFKELTLIELSEFVKVFEETFDVTAAAPAAVAVAAPAGGEAAAAEEKDEFEVILEAAGDKKIQVIKEIRALTSLGLKEAKDLVDGAPKAVFDAPVDKEAAEKAKAALEGAGATVTLK; from the coding sequence ATGGCGAAGCTCACCACCGAAGAGCTCATCGAAGCGTTCAAGGAACTCACCCTCATCGAACTCTCTGAGTTCGTCAAGGTCTTCGAAGAAACCTTCGACGTCACCGCTGCCGCTCCTGCTGCTGTAGCCGTTGCCGCTCCAGCTGGCGGCGAAGCTGCTGCTGCAGAAGAGAAGGACGAGTTCGAGGTTATCCTCGAAGCTGCTGGTGACAAGAAGATCCAGGTCATCAAGGAAATCCGTGCCCTGACCAGCCTCGGCCTCAAGGAAGCTAAGGACCTCGTCGACGGTGCTCCTAAGGCTGTCTTCGACGCCCCTGTTGACAAGGAAGCTGCTGAGAAGGCAAAGGCAGCTCTCGAGGGCGCAGGCGCAACTGTTACCCTCAAGTGA
- the rplK gene encoding 50S ribosomal protein L11, with amino-acid sequence MPPKKKVAGLIKLQINAGAATPAPPIGPALGQHGVNIMEFCKAYNAATESQRGNVIPVEITVYEDRSFTFITKTPPAAQLIKKAAGVDKGSGVPHTTKVGSLTMDQVREIAQTKLEDLNANDVDAAAKIIAGTARSMGITVQD; translated from the coding sequence ATGCCTCCCAAGAAGAAAGTCGCTGGACTCATCAAGCTCCAGATCAACGCCGGTGCAGCAACGCCTGCACCACCGATCGGCCCCGCGCTCGGTCAGCACGGCGTCAACATCATGGAGTTCTGCAAGGCGTACAACGCTGCCACCGAATCACAACGCGGCAACGTCATCCCTGTAGAAATCACCGTCTACGAAGACCGTTCGTTCACCTTCATCACCAAAACCCCACCAGCTGCTCAGCTCATTAAGAAGGCTGCAGGCGTGGACAAGGGTTCAGGCGTTCCCCACACCACCAAGGTTGGGTCGCTGACCATGGACCAGGTGCGCGAGATCGCCCAAACGAAACTCGAAGACCTCAACGCGAACGACGTCGACGCCGCAGCGAAAATCATCGCTGGAACAGCACGTTCCATGGGTATCACCGTTCAAGACTGA
- a CDS encoding flavodoxin domain-containing protein: MRVLVTAASRHGSTREIAAEIAATIRATGIDAIEREPRDVINLDGYDAVILGSAIYVGQWLGDAKDFADRHAEALRERRTWLFSSGLANQPSKDANNAPALLARMQQLQVEGHRHFPGKLDVLQLSLAERAAIMAARGKYGDSRDMNAVRAWARDITSALTAVPSRS; encoded by the coding sequence ATGCGAGTACTCGTCACCGCAGCATCACGACACGGATCAACACGTGAGATCGCTGCCGAAATTGCCGCCACAATTCGCGCCACAGGTATCGACGCGATCGAACGTGAACCACGAGATGTCATCAACCTTGACGGATACGACGCCGTCATCCTTGGGTCCGCAATCTACGTCGGACAATGGCTCGGCGACGCCAAAGACTTCGCCGACCGACACGCCGAAGCGTTACGAGAACGCCGCACCTGGCTCTTCTCCTCTGGGTTAGCCAACCAACCCAGCAAAGACGCGAACAACGCCCCCGCGCTCCTTGCTCGAATGCAGCAACTCCAAGTAGAAGGACATCGACACTTCCCCGGGAAACTCGACGTCCTCCAACTCTCACTCGCAGAGCGCGCAGCAATCATGGCGGCACGAGGGAAGTACGGAGATTCCCGAGACATGAACGCAGTGCGCGCCTGGGCCCGCGACATCACCAGCGCACTCACCGCTGTTCCCAGCCGCTCATAA
- the rplJ gene encoding 50S ribosomal protein L10 → MARPDKAAAVEEVAELFRTSNAAVLTEYRGLTVTQLQELRRSLRGNASYAVVKNTLAGIAAKEAGVEGLDADLNGPTAIAFVTGDPVEAAKGLRDFAKANSQLVIKAGVLDGRPLTAEEITKLADLESREVLLAKTAGAVKAAIAKAAYVFQAAPSKAVRTIEALREKQASADAA, encoded by the coding sequence ATGGCGAGGCCGGACAAGGCAGCCGCAGTCGAGGAAGTCGCGGAACTCTTCCGCACCTCCAACGCAGCGGTATTGACCGAGTACCGCGGACTCACCGTTACGCAGCTCCAAGAGCTTCGTCGGTCGCTCCGCGGCAACGCATCCTACGCCGTGGTGAAGAACACGCTCGCTGGCATCGCGGCCAAAGAGGCAGGTGTCGAGGGACTCGACGCGGACCTCAACGGCCCCACCGCTATTGCATTTGTCACTGGAGACCCAGTGGAGGCCGCCAAAGGCCTGCGTGACTTCGCCAAGGCTAACTCCCAGCTCGTTATCAAGGCAGGTGTCCTCGACGGGCGCCCGCTGACCGCTGAGGAGATCACCAAGCTCGCAGACCTCGAGTCTCGCGAGGTACTGCTCGCCAAGACCGCTGGCGCCGTCAAGGCCGCCATCGCAAAGGCAGCTTACGTGTTCCAAGCAGCCCCCTCCAAGGCTGTTCGCACCATCGAGGCCCTGCGCGAGAAGCAGGCATCGGCAGACGCAGCCTGA
- the rplA gene encoding 50S ribosomal protein L1: MATRSKAYTKAAEKIDRSALYSPLEAVRLAKETANTKFDATVEVVFRLGVDPRKADQMVRGTVILPHGTGKTARVLVFATGDRAEQAREAGADIVGGDELIQQVADGFTDFDAAVATPDLMGKVGRLGRVLGPRGLMPNPKTGTVTMDVAKAVNDIKGGKIEFRVDKHSNLHFIIGKASFSEEQLVENYAAAIDEVLRLKPSSSKGRYITKATLTTTMGPGIPVDQSKTTKLLEEN; encoded by the coding sequence ATGGCAACGCGCAGCAAGGCTTACACCAAGGCAGCGGAAAAGATTGACCGCTCCGCACTGTACAGCCCACTTGAAGCAGTACGTCTCGCAAAAGAGACAGCAAACACCAAGTTCGACGCCACCGTTGAGGTTGTATTCCGCTTGGGTGTGGACCCACGAAAAGCAGACCAAATGGTCCGCGGAACCGTGATCCTTCCCCACGGAACTGGGAAGACCGCTCGGGTCCTGGTCTTCGCCACCGGTGACCGTGCTGAACAAGCACGCGAAGCCGGCGCCGACATCGTCGGTGGTGACGAACTCATCCAGCAGGTCGCTGACGGATTCACCGACTTCGACGCTGCAGTTGCAACCCCTGACCTCATGGGGAAAGTGGGTCGCTTGGGCCGAGTCCTGGGTCCACGCGGGCTCATGCCAAACCCAAAGACCGGCACAGTCACCATGGATGTCGCAAAAGCAGTCAATGACATCAAGGGCGGAAAGATCGAGTTCCGTGTTGACAAGCACTCCAACCTCCACTTCATCATCGGGAAGGCTTCATTCTCCGAAGAGCAACTTGTGGAGAACTACGCAGCTGCAATCGACGAGGTTCTCCGATTGAAGCCATCGTCGTCAAAGGGTCGCTACATCACGAAAGCAACCCTCACCACGACAATGGGCCCCGGTATTCCTGTGGACCAGTCAAAGACCACAAAGCTGCTTGAAGAGAACTGA
- the rpoB gene encoding DNA-directed RNA polymerase subunit beta, which yields MAASRTPSAPTADAIATRTASRRVSFAKIYEPLEVPDLLGLQVDSFDWLIGHDRWRARVDAAKAAGRKDVPETSGLEEVFQEISPIEDFGQTMSLSFSNYRFEPPKHTADECKDKDFTYAAPLFVTAEFFNYNTGEIKSQTVFMGDFPLMTERGTFIINGTERVVVSQLVRSPGVYFERTPDKTSDKDILSAKIIPSRGAWLEFEIDKRDAVGVRVDRKRKQSVTVLLKALGMSESEIRETFAEFPVVLDVLEKDSVHTEEEALVDLYRKIRPGEPPTVEAGRNLLENFYFKPKRYDLAKVGRYKLNKKIGVDAAIDQAVLSLDDIIATIKYLAALHADKNSMSVDIDGQATDIRVETDDIDHFGNRRIRAVGELIQNQIRTGLSRMERVVRERMTTQDVEAIAPQTLINIRPVVAAIKEFFGTSQLSQFMDQNNPLAGLTHKRRLSALGPGGLSRDRAGMEVRDVHPSHYGRMCPIETPEGPNIGLIGSLASFGRINPFGFIETPYRKVENGRVTEELVYLTADDEDRYVIAQANTPLNEDGSFAQDRVLVRTKGGETDDVLAAAVDYMDVSPRQMVSVATALIPFLEHDDANRALMGANMQRQAVPLVRSEAPYVGTGMEWRAAVDAGDVIVATKPGVVTEVSADLIVVANDDGTTTSYRVSKFRRSNQGTSYNQRVVAVQDERVEVGTVLADGPATDGGELALGRNLLVAFMSWEGHNFEDAIILSQRLVQDDVLSSIHIEEHEIDARDTKLGPEEITRDIPNVSEDVLADLDERGIIRIGAEVTSGDILVGKVTPKGETELTPEERLLRAIFGEKAREVRDTSLKVPHGESGTVIAIRTFNREDGDELPAGVNELVRVYIAQRRKITAGDKLAGRHGNKGVISTILPVEDMPFLEDGTAVDVILNPMGVPGRMNVGQVLEVHLGWIASRGWDTSLVTEGNLDWKDTLPEFAHKVAPGTPVATPVFDGLEEEALVGLLKSTLPSRDGDQLVQADGKARLFDGRSGEPFPEPISVGYMYILKLHHLVDDKIHARSTGPYSMITQQPLGGKAQFGGQRFGEMEVWALEAYGAAYTLQELLTIKSDDVPGRVKVYEAIVKGENIPDSGIPESFKVLLKEMQSLCLNVEVLSSDGVSIEMKENDDEVYRAAEELGIDLSRRPNAASSIDEI from the coding sequence TTGGCTGCCTCGCGCACCCCTTCTGCTCCGACCGCCGACGCCATCGCCACGCGCACCGCGTCACGACGTGTCTCATTCGCAAAGATTTACGAACCACTCGAGGTACCAGACCTCCTCGGTCTGCAAGTTGATAGTTTCGACTGGCTCATCGGGCATGACCGGTGGCGCGCCCGCGTCGACGCTGCCAAAGCAGCGGGACGCAAAGACGTGCCCGAAACGTCAGGGTTGGAAGAGGTCTTCCAAGAGATCTCTCCCATCGAAGACTTCGGTCAAACGATGTCCTTGTCGTTCTCGAACTACCGCTTCGAGCCACCAAAACACACCGCTGACGAGTGTAAAGACAAAGACTTCACCTACGCAGCTCCGCTGTTTGTGACAGCAGAGTTCTTCAACTACAACACGGGTGAAATCAAGAGCCAAACCGTCTTCATGGGTGACTTCCCACTCATGACCGAACGAGGCACCTTCATCATCAACGGGACCGAGCGTGTCGTTGTGTCCCAGTTGGTGCGTTCGCCAGGTGTCTACTTTGAACGGACACCGGATAAAACCAGCGACAAAGACATTCTCTCCGCGAAGATCATCCCCTCGCGCGGTGCATGGCTTGAGTTTGAAATCGACAAGCGTGACGCTGTCGGTGTGCGCGTTGACCGCAAACGTAAGCAATCAGTGACTGTTCTCCTGAAGGCGCTTGGCATGTCCGAGTCGGAAATCCGGGAAACCTTCGCTGAATTCCCTGTTGTCCTTGACGTTCTCGAAAAGGACTCAGTGCACACCGAAGAAGAGGCTCTCGTCGACCTCTACCGTAAAATCCGTCCAGGTGAGCCACCCACAGTTGAGGCTGGACGTAACCTGCTGGAGAACTTTTACTTCAAGCCAAAGCGTTACGACCTCGCCAAGGTTGGCCGCTACAAGCTCAACAAGAAGATCGGTGTTGACGCAGCCATCGACCAGGCTGTTTTGAGCTTGGACGACATCATTGCAACGATCAAGTACCTTGCTGCACTGCACGCAGACAAGAACTCAATGAGTGTCGACATTGACGGTCAAGCAACCGATATTCGCGTTGAAACTGACGACATTGACCACTTCGGTAACCGTCGCATTCGCGCTGTTGGCGAGTTGATCCAAAACCAAATCCGTACGGGTCTTTCCCGCATGGAACGTGTCGTGCGGGAACGGATGACAACGCAAGACGTTGAAGCGATCGCACCACAAACACTCATCAACATCAGACCAGTCGTAGCAGCGATCAAGGAGTTCTTCGGAACCTCTCAGTTGTCGCAGTTCATGGACCAGAACAACCCGCTCGCCGGTTTGACCCACAAGCGCCGCCTGTCAGCGCTTGGTCCAGGTGGTTTGTCTCGTGACCGGGCAGGCATGGAAGTGCGAGATGTTCACCCATCCCACTATGGCCGCATGTGCCCCATCGAGACACCAGAAGGCCCCAACATTGGTCTGATTGGTTCGCTTGCCTCCTTTGGTCGCATCAACCCGTTCGGGTTCATTGAGACGCCTTACCGCAAGGTGGAGAACGGTCGTGTCACTGAGGAACTCGTCTACCTCACCGCTGACGACGAAGACCGCTACGTCATTGCCCAGGCAAACACTCCTCTCAATGAGGACGGCTCATTCGCTCAGGACCGAGTTCTCGTCCGTACCAAGGGTGGCGAAACCGACGACGTCCTTGCAGCGGCCGTGGACTACATGGACGTCTCCCCACGCCAGATGGTGTCTGTCGCTACTGCGCTGATTCCGTTCCTTGAGCACGACGATGCGAACCGTGCGCTCATGGGCGCGAACATGCAACGCCAGGCTGTGCCGCTCGTGCGTAGTGAAGCTCCCTACGTGGGAACTGGTATGGAATGGCGTGCAGCAGTGGACGCCGGAGACGTCATCGTGGCAACAAAGCCCGGTGTCGTCACTGAAGTGTCTGCTGATCTCATCGTTGTTGCCAACGATGACGGAACCACAACGTCATACCGCGTCTCCAAGTTCCGGCGCTCCAACCAAGGAACGTCCTACAACCAACGAGTAGTTGCCGTCCAAGACGAACGCGTTGAAGTGGGAACAGTCCTTGCTGATGGTCCAGCAACCGATGGTGGTGAACTGGCACTCGGGCGAAACCTCCTCGTGGCGTTCATGTCATGGGAAGGGCACAACTTCGAAGACGCGATCATCCTGTCTCAGCGTCTTGTCCAGGACGATGTCCTGTCATCCATTCACATCGAAGAACACGAAATCGATGCGCGTGACACCAAGCTTGGTCCAGAGGAAATCACACGAGACATCCCGAACGTCTCCGAAGACGTCCTCGCCGACCTTGACGAACGCGGGATCATCCGCATCGGTGCTGAGGTTACCTCCGGTGACATCCTCGTCGGTAAAGTGACACCGAAGGGTGAAACTGAACTCACCCCAGAAGAGCGTCTGCTCCGTGCAATCTTCGGTGAAAAAGCTCGTGAAGTTCGCGACACCTCGTTGAAGGTTCCACACGGTGAATCCGGCACAGTGATCGCCATCCGCACCTTCAACCGTGAAGACGGTGACGAGCTGCCAGCTGGAGTGAACGAGCTCGTTCGTGTGTACATCGCACAGCGCCGTAAAATCACTGCCGGTGACAAGCTTGCCGGTCGTCACGGAAACAAGGGTGTCATCTCGACCATCCTTCCAGTAGAGGACATGCCATTCCTTGAGGACGGAACCGCTGTTGACGTCATCTTGAACCCCATGGGTGTTCCAGGACGTATGAACGTTGGCCAGGTTCTCGAAGTGCACCTGGGATGGATCGCAAGCCGCGGATGGGACACCTCCTTGGTGACCGAGGGCAATCTGGATTGGAAGGACACCCTTCCAGAGTTCGCTCACAAAGTGGCTCCAGGAACCCCCGTGGCGACCCCAGTCTTTGACGGGTTAGAAGAAGAAGCGCTTGTTGGTTTGCTCAAGTCGACGCTTCCCTCACGCGATGGTGACCAGTTGGTTCAAGCTGACGGTAAGGCTCGCCTCTTTGATGGTCGTTCGGGAGAGCCGTTCCCCGAGCCCATCTCAGTGGGTTACATGTACATCTTGAAGCTGCACCACCTCGTCGATGACAAGATCCACGCTCGTTCCACTGGGCCTTACTCGATGATTACGCAGCAGCCACTCGGTGGTAAAGCCCAGTTCGGTGGTCAGCGATTCGGAGAAATGGAAGTGTGGGCGCTCGAAGCATACGGTGCCGCATACACACTCCAGGAACTGCTCACGATCAAGTCAGACGACGTTCCAGGACGTGTCAAGGTCTACGAAGCAATCGTCAAGGGCGAGAACATCCCTGACTCCGGTATCCCAGAATCATTCAAGGTCCTCCTCAAAGAGATGCAGTCACTGTGCCTCAACGTGGAAGTCCTTTCCTCCGATGGCGTCTCCATTGAAATGAAGGAGAACGACGACGAGGTATACCGTGCAGCGGAAGAACTCGGCATCGACCTGTCACGGCGTCCGAACGCCGCATCAAGCATCGACGAGATCTGA